The Coffea eugenioides isolate CCC68of chromosome 8, Ceug_1.0, whole genome shotgun sequence genome has a segment encoding these proteins:
- the LOC113780103 gene encoding uncharacterized protein LOC113780103, protein MEEKQLNHFSHEEHPLILCELQKENDDGSIDQKSAVCYGCQEQILDPAAYCCFRCDFFLHKRCAELPRQITHPMHSQHHLVLLGKPPYSSNSYICDACGQDWKFFNYYCSSCDFGLDVSCAILDQREIKLDCHDHPLRQQRPATFYCNACDMVDEDSSYLCTICPFWIHKKCALRSTTVKHKDHDHSLLLAYSLPSDYRKFQQQCPVCWKTVHLSRWVYYCGPCRYFVHFACVVISQEDEGQLSEDIEYPISGEQDQNVVKLPSSNAAQELIARFLLKEDEIGSSNDSGKSNIEEEIFMDTHRKHPLVLSEKVQNLDEIKSTTSDDDQEEAKALLLLCDRCIEPICSSDDHHYYACVECGYFVHLTCSNLPLELHIPKHPQHPFSLMYNQSKVGLFTCEACHWQTTANFYKCEPCELSICIKCASASMITSSVMHDGHKKHLLTQFQSSDRIRCTACGHIYRGGFGFACEDCHFYVCYDCALLPSTTTQRWDKHPLLLIYPPYFEHPEEFYCVLCETEINPNCWMYHCRECDYSLHPRCILQIGRFRRVKFGRSLNVNNHSHPLTLVPEAKYKSFCGSCSDRRLDWKPAFECESCRFYLCPDCAFEGELIDDEE, encoded by the exons atggaagaaaaacaACTTAACCATTTCAGTCATGAGGAACACCCTCTGATCCTGTGTGAATTGCAGAAGGAAAACGATGACGGTAGCATTGATCAAAAGTCAGCAGTCTGTTATGGGTGTCAGGAGCAAATCTTGGATCCAGCAGCATACTGCTGCTTCCGCTGTGATTTCTTTCTCCACAAAAGATGTGCGGAGCTTCCTCGACAAATTACACACCCGATGCACTCCCAGCATCACTTAGTCCTCCTTGGGAAGCCACCTTATTCCTCGAATAGTTATATCTGCGATGCGTGTGGCCAAGACTGGAAGTTTTTCAACTACTACTGTTCCTCCTGCGATTTTGGTCTCGATGTGTCGTGTGCTATTTTGGATCAGCGTGAAATTAAGCTCGATTGTCATGACCACCCTCTTCGACAGCAGAGACCAGCTACTTTCTACTGTAATGCTTGCGATATGGTTGACGAAGATTCATCTTATCTGTGCACTATTTGTCCATTTTGGATCCACAAAAAATGCGCCTTGCGGTCAACAACTGTGAAGCACAAGGATCATGATCACTCACTCCTTCTGGCTTATTCTCTTCCGTCTGACTACCGTAAATTTCAACAACAATGCCCTGTTTGTTGGAAAACGGTACATCTGAGTCGTTGGGTCTATTATTGCGGTCCTTGCAGATACTTCGTCCATTTTGCATGCGTTGTGATCTCTCAAGAGGATGAAGGGCAGCTGAGTGAAGACATTGAATATCCTATCTC AGGAGAACAAGATCAAAATGTGGTGAAACTACCATCCAGTAACGCGGCTCAAGAATTGATCGCCCGTTTTCTTCTCAAGGAAGATGAGATCGGTAGCAGTAATGACTCGGGCAAATCGAATATTGAAGAAGAGATATTTATGGATACACACAGGAAGCATCCGCTTGTTCTTTCAGAGAAAGTACAAAACTTAGATGAGATAAAGAGTACTACTAGTGATGATGATCAGGAAGAAGCAAAAGCATTATTGTTACTATGTGACAGGTGCATTGAACCTATTTGCTCATCTGATGATCATCACTACTATGCTTGTGTCGAGTGCGGTTACTTTGTCCATTTAACTTGTTCTAACCTCCCCCTTGAATTGCACATTCCAAAGCATCCCCAGCACCCATTCTCATTGATGTATAATCAGAGTAAAGTTGGTCTTTTTACATGCGAGGCATGTCACTGGCAGACCACTGCTAACTTTTATAAATGCGAACCTTGTGAACTAAGCATTTGTATAAAGTGTGCAAGTGCTAGCATGATCACGAGTAGCGTCATGCACGATGGTCACAAGAAGCACCTCTTGACCCAATTTCAAAGTTCAGATCGCATACGTTGCACGGCATGCGGCCATATATATAGAGGTGGTTTTGGGTTTGCCTGTGAGGATTGCCATTTCTATGTGTGCTATGACTGTGCTCTGCTGCCTTCTACAACCACGCAGAGATGGGACAAGCACCCGCTTCTCCTGATATATCCTCCGTATTTCGAGCATCCTGAGGAATTCTACTGTGTGCTCTGTGAAACAGAAATCAACCCAAATTGTTGGATGTATCACTGCCGTGAATGCGACTACTCATTACATCCTCGGTGCATTCTCCAAATTGGGAGGTTCAGACGTGTGAAATTTGGACGCTCCCTAAATGTGAATAATCATTCTCATCCTCTCACTCTTGTTCCCGAAGCAAAATACAAATCCTTTTGTGGGAGCTGTAGCGACAGGAGGTTGGATTGGAAACCGGCTTTCGAATGCGAATCTTGCAGATTTTATCTCTGCCCAGATTGTGCTTTCGAAGGGGAAttgattgatgatgaagaatAA
- the LOC113780104 gene encoding uncharacterized protein LOC113780104 translates to MEEKQLNHFSHEEHPLILCELQKENDDGSTDQKSAVCYGCQEQILDPAAYSCFRCDFFLHKRCAELPRQITHPMHFLHPLVLLGRPAYSSGCCSCNACGQGHWKYFTYHCSLCEFDLDVSCAILDQREIKLDCHDHPLIQLKRPATIYCNKDVKDSSYLCTICPFWIHKKCALLPTTVKHKDHNHPLLLAYSLPSDYRSFEQSCPVCRKRVHLSDWLYYCGPCRYFVHVTCVVISHEDEGQPSEDIEYPISGEQDQNVVKLPSSNAAQELIARFLLKKDEISSSNDSGKSNIPKKIFMNSHRKHPLVLSEKVQKLDEIQSTTSDDDQEEAKALLLVCDACIEPICSSDDLQYYACAECGYFVHLTCSKLPPELHIPQHPQHPFYLMYNQSKVGLFTCKACGWQTNANFYKCEPCELCICIKCASASMITSSVRHDGHKKHLLTQFQSSDHIHCTACRDTCVGGFGFACEDCHFYVCYDCALLPPTTTQRWDKHPLLLIYPPYFEHPEVFYCVLCEKEINPNCWMYHCRECDYSLHPLSGPQIGRFRRVKFGRSLNVNNHSHPLTHVPEAKYKSFCGSCDNKRLDWEEAFECDSCRFYLCPKCARQRELIDDEE, encoded by the exons atggaagaaaaacaACTTAACCATTTCAGTCATGAGGAACACCCTCTGATCCTGTGTGAATTGCAGAAGGAAAACGATGACGGTAGTACTGATCAAAAGTCAGCAGTCTGTTATGGGTGTCAGGAGCAAATCTTGGATCCTGCAGCATACAGCTGCTTCCGCTGTGATTTCTTTCTTCACAAAAGATGTGCGGAACTTCCCCGACAAATTACGCATCCGATGCACTTCTTGCATCCTTTAGTCCTCCTTGGGAGGCCAGCTTATTCCTCgggttgttgttcttgcaatGCGTGCGGCCAAGGTCATTGGAAGTATTTCACCTACCACTGTTCCTTGTGCGAATTTGATCTGGATGTGTCGTGTGCTATTTTGGATCAGCGGGAAATTAAGCTCGATTGTCATGACCACCCTCTTATACAGCTAAAAAGACCTGCTACTATATATTGTAATAAGGATGTCAAAGATTCGTCCTATCTGTGCACTATTTGTCCATTTTGGATCCACAAAAAATGCGCCTTGCTGCCAACAACTGTGAAGCACAAGGATCACAATCACCCACTCCTTCTGGCTTATTCTCTTCCGTCTGATTACCGTAGTTTTGAACAATCTTGCCCTGTTTGTCGCAAAAGGGTACATCTGAGTGATTGGCTCTATTATTGCGGTCCTTGCAGATACTTCGTCCATGTTACATGCGTTGTGATCTCTCACGAGGATGAAGGGCAGCCAAGTGAAGATATTGAATATCCCATCTC AGGAGAACAAGATCAAAATGTGGTGAAACTACCCTCCAGTAACGCGGCTCAAGAATTGATCGCCCGTTTTCTTCTCAAGAAAGATGAGATTAGTAGCAGTAATGACTCAGGCAAATCGAATATTCCAAAAAAGATATTTATGAATTCACACAGGAAGCATCCGCTTGTTCTTTCAGAGAAAGTACAAAAGTTAGATGAGATACAGAGTACTACTAGTGATGATGATCAGGAAGAAGCAAAAGCATTATTGTTAGTATGTGACGCGTGCATTGAACCTATTTGCTCATCTGATGATCTTCAATACTATGCTTGTGCCGAGTGTGGTTACTTTGTCCATTTAACTTGTTCTAAGCTTCCCCCTGAATTACACATTCCACAGCATCCCCAGCACCCATTCTATTTAATGTATAATCAGAGTAAAGTTGGTCTTTTTACATGCAAGGCATGTGGCTGGCAGACCAATGCTAACTTTTATAAATGCGAACCTTGTGAACTATGCATTTGTATAAAGTGTGCGAGTGCTAGCATGATCACGAGTAGTGTCAGACACGATGGTCACAAGAAGCACCTCTTGACTCAATTTCAAAGTTCAGATCACATACATTGCACGGCATGCCGCGATACATGTGTAGGTGGCTTTGGGTTTGCTTGTGAGGATTGCCATTTCTATGTGTGCTATGACTGTGCTCTGCTGCCTCCTACAACCACGCAGAGATGGGACAAGCATCCACTTCTCCTGATATATCCTCCGTATTTCGAGCATCCTGAGGTATTCTACTGTGTGCTCTGCGAAAAAGAAATCAACCCAAATTGTTGGATGTATCACTGCCGTGAATGCGACTACTCATTGCATCCATTGAGCGGTCCCCAAATTGGGAGGTTCAGACGTGTGAAATTTGGACGCTCCCTAAATGTGAATAATCATTCTCATCCTCTCACTCATGTTCCCGAAGCAAAATACAAATCCTTTTGTGGGAGCTGCGACAACAAGAGGTTGGATTGGGAAGAGGCTTTCGAATGTGATTCGTGCAGATTTTATCTCTGCCCAAAATGTGCTCGCCAAAGGGAAttgattgatgatgaagaatAA